Proteins from one Thermotoga sp. SG1 genomic window:
- a CDS encoding lysine racemase, which produces MYPRVLINLKEIEENARKVVQMAGKRGIEIVGVTKVTLGDPKFAEALKRAGIKILGESRLKNVLRMKKEGIEGPFMLLRLPMMSELIEDVKHFDYIMVSDPRVAQMVEELSKEAGRNVKIIYMIDVGDLREGVWYEKAVEEISQCNPSSISGIGTNFGCYGGIIPTKEKFEMLLSIKEKLEKEHGFNIEIVSGGNTPTLLALESGEIPEGVNQLRIGEAIALGRDITNNRVIDWLSQDTFIVEAEVIEVKEKPSIPVGKRGLDVFGRKVEFVDRGIRRRAICALGEQDIDSRGLIPVDKEVEVLHASSDHIVLDVTEYGDVKVGDVFRFRMTYSCLLKAMTSPFVEKRYEPSI; this is translated from the coding sequence GTGTATCCAAGAGTTCTGATAAACCTGAAGGAGATCGAAGAGAACGCCAGAAAAGTTGTCCAGATGGCAGGAAAAAGAGGTATAGAGATAGTGGGAGTCACCAAGGTGACGCTGGGAGATCCGAAATTCGCCGAGGCCTTGAAAAGAGCAGGAATAAAAATTTTGGGAGAATCAAGACTGAAGAACGTTCTGAGGATGAAAAAAGAGGGGATAGAAGGACCTTTTATGTTGTTGAGGCTTCCCATGATGAGCGAGCTGATTGAAGATGTGAAGCATTTCGATTACATAATGGTTTCCGATCCAAGAGTTGCCCAGATGGTGGAAGAACTCTCAAAGGAAGCAGGAAGGAACGTGAAGATCATCTACATGATAGACGTGGGCGATTTGAGGGAGGGTGTGTGGTACGAAAAAGCAGTGGAAGAGATCTCCCAATGCAACCCTTCTAGTATATCGGGAATAGGTACGAACTTTGGTTGCTATGGGGGAATCATTCCCACGAAAGAGAAGTTCGAGATGCTTCTCAGCATAAAAGAAAAACTGGAAAAAGAACACGGCTTCAACATAGAAATAGTGTCTGGTGGAAACACTCCCACGTTGCTTGCACTGGAAAGCGGGGAGATTCCAGAAGGTGTTAATCAACTGAGAATAGGAGAAGCGATCGCTCTCGGAAGGGATATAACGAACAACCGTGTGATAGACTGGCTGTCTCAAGATACGTTCATCGTGGAAGCGGAAGTGATCGAAGTGAAGGAAAAACCCTCGATCCCTGTTGGAAAGAGGGGCCTGGATGTTTTTGGCAGAAAGGTGGAATTCGTCGATAGGGGTATAAGAAGAAGGGCAATCTGTGCTCTCGGTGAGCAGGATATAGACAGCAGAGGACTCATACCAGTGGACAAGGAGGTGGAGGTACTTCACGCCTCCAGCGACCACATAGTTTTAGATGTGACAGAATACGGTGATGTGAAAGTGGGGGATGTGTTCAGGTTCAGAATGACGTACTCGTGCCTTCTGAAGGCGATGACTTCTCCTTTCGTAGAAAAGCGGTATGAACCGTCGATTTGA
- a CDS encoding purine nucleoside phosphorylase I, inosine and guanosine-specific, with translation MITEIKKASEFLRERTSVLPEILIVLGSGFSSFVEVMDNRTTIDYKDIPHFPQPTVEGHSGKLVFGIVKDRPVMVMAGRFHLYEGHVPQTVAFPIYVAKFLGVKGVIVTNAAGAINQEFKPGEVILVRDVINFMFRNPLRGPNDERLGPRFPDMSSVVDPEWAKRVKERVELKEGVYIGVLGPSYETPAEIRAFEKLGADLVGMSTVPELIAAKHCGLKTIVFSCVTNMASGVSHGRLSHEEVIRTTKMAQGRIEKVLRTAVEVF, from the coding sequence ATGATCACAGAGATCAAAAAAGCAAGTGAATTCTTAAGAGAAAGAACGAGTGTTTTACCTGAGATCCTCATCGTTCTTGGATCTGGCTTCAGCTCTTTTGTAGAAGTCATGGATAACCGTACTACTATAGATTATAAAGACATTCCACACTTTCCACAACCAACGGTGGAGGGCCACAGCGGAAAACTGGTCTTCGGGATTGTGAAAGATCGTCCCGTGATGGTGATGGCAGGAAGGTTTCATCTCTACGAGGGACACGTTCCCCAGACAGTTGCTTTTCCCATCTACGTTGCGAAGTTTCTTGGAGTAAAGGGTGTGATCGTCACGAACGCTGCTGGCGCGATAAATCAGGAGTTCAAACCCGGAGAAGTGATCCTGGTGCGGGATGTTATAAACTTCATGTTCAGAAATCCTCTGAGAGGCCCGAACGATGAAAGGCTTGGTCCCAGATTTCCCGACATGTCATCAGTGGTGGATCCAGAGTGGGCCAAAAGAGTGAAAGAGAGAGTAGAATTGAAAGAGGGGGTTTACATAGGAGTGTTGGGACCGAGTTACGAAACACCAGCTGAAATAAGGGCTTTCGAAAAACTTGGGGCCGATCTTGTGGGAATGTCCACAGTTCCGGAGCTGATAGCAGCTAAGCACTGTGGTTTGAAGACGATCGTGTTTTCCTGTGTGACCAACATGGCCTCGGGTGTCAGCCACGGAAGGCTTTCCCACGAGGAAGTGATAAGAACAACGAAAATGGCACAGGGCAGAATAGAAAAGGTGCTGAGAACGGCAGTGGAGGTGTTTTGA
- a CDS encoding bifunctional oligoribonuclease/PAP phosphatase NrnA, which yields MKEIVDAISQYNRILVVGHIMPDGDCVSSVLSLTLGLEKIGKEVRAAIDYRVPYVFENFPHIEKIEQNVDFEPELVVVVDASSPDRIGKFQDLLKEVPSAVIDHHSTNVLFGKWNWVDPSFAATAQMVFRLNKKIGVEYDPVLATLNYLGIATDTGFFRHSNTDARVFEDAYELVKIGADAHFVAKEILENKRFEQFKLFAEVLERLQLLENGRIAYSYIDYDTYLRHNCTDEDSAGFVGELRSIRDVEVAVLFMEFPKGKIHVSMRSKDWFNVNEVAFELGGGGHPRAAGVTFEGEKLEDVISRVIDHLLGRFKEGVSREGEKTSQRSILGG from the coding sequence GTGAAGGAAATAGTAGATGCCATATCGCAATACAACAGAATACTCGTTGTGGGGCACATTATGCCAGATGGTGACTGTGTGAGTTCCGTTTTGAGCCTGACACTGGGACTGGAGAAGATAGGCAAAGAAGTAAGAGCCGCTATAGATTACAGGGTTCCCTACGTGTTCGAAAACTTTCCACACATCGAAAAAATTGAGCAGAATGTTGACTTTGAACCTGAACTTGTGGTTGTAGTGGATGCTTCATCTCCAGACAGAATAGGAAAATTTCAGGATCTTCTGAAAGAGGTTCCCTCCGCGGTGATAGATCATCATTCGACGAACGTTCTCTTTGGAAAGTGGAACTGGGTGGATCCTTCGTTCGCTGCCACAGCACAGATGGTCTTCAGATTGAACAAAAAGATCGGTGTCGAGTACGATCCTGTCCTCGCCACTCTGAACTATCTTGGAATAGCAACGGACACAGGATTTTTCAGGCATTCCAACACGGACGCCAGGGTCTTTGAAGATGCTTACGAACTGGTGAAAATAGGGGCGGATGCGCACTTTGTTGCAAAGGAAATTCTGGAAAACAAGAGGTTCGAACAGTTCAAACTCTTCGCAGAGGTCCTGGAAAGACTACAGCTTCTGGAAAATGGCAGGATCGCTTACTCTTACATCGACTACGATACGTACTTGAGACACAACTGCACTGATGAGGACAGTGCCGGATTCGTTGGTGAACTTCGCTCCATAAGGGATGTGGAAGTCGCCGTTTTGTTCATGGAATTCCCGAAGGGGAAGATACACGTTAGCATGAGGTCAAAAGACTGGTTCAACGTGAACGAGGTGGCCTTCGAACTTGGAGGAGGGGGACATCCCAGGGCAGCGGGTGTGACTTTCGAAGGAGAAAAATTGGAAGATGTGATTTCGAGGGTTATAGATCATCTCCTTGGAAGATTCAAAGAAGGTGTAAGCCGTGAGGGTGAAAAGACTTCTCAGAGAAGCATACTGGGGGGATGA
- a CDS encoding GGDEF domain-containing protein, producing the protein MRVKRLLREAYWGDEFLVEEDGEDKVLKIVNIPLDRYFFFNEYSKLKRLKVPNVLIPEKIKISGEKYLLFYPYYQSLKPLEALSEEVSGQILRLFTFLSKAGVIVPVLGLDDFLLGSGVVFVPSFISDLSDKTKEVVFSVEKTPQATRKVCHQFLKKHGIDPIEIEDDLPVTLTTEIRFPYVHREIEGEIKEGIDQTTRFPLFILITGEQRVGKTKMASVLADDLREKGFLVHQVFSLSDLKMWYDASDELDLLTRLDDGEKKVILIDDLSDGSDLIPLIEKLSTISTSTEIVVIGTSTKTYDFFHRIYRLSPFTLEETQVFLERSLGKIQDSTVKLIYHLSRGLPGYMVEILKVLNGADPGDDASNVFEPLLQKLDSPGIRDLSVLGQKFTGDELRALQKITGEDLPRIVEKAMNTGIMMVEDGYYRFTLKEFWDYYYRKVPNRRKSFLHERLFKELPEDLALKHVMSIEDVKARAVQILRYVRNHFWEYEKTRSMIEYLENLEKSLGRTLYTIESLKTKLLFRIDHSMIEKENFRFSWFVRFKELVGNPERVFEKSGHLSYRDLYGLAIASRSYRRAGKRVPQKLLELIEEELEKKNFSTKEQRYLRAVLLYEKFSASEEHDLLKEAMYIATQERFLDVEIAGYRALGTLSRTRAMSNYYFNRSLEISKKIDPSLAIVDESNLTWRLLYEGKISDFLTQLHRLRKQSQLFGSATILSYTYFLEGLYYLHRKDYQNAEKIFRIELDLEERSHIERRALRGLVINRLFAGDFEGARSLLKKEEPEFERFGFGLLRKMVLAENDAEFLKTWKEVIDQPRKFFNEEIAYVFSEKLAKLDPEGFEEFALELEKENVENTSNLTLALVYESFYRFYTVLGQNFKAKRFLKKAILVYNTIGLKEVSSKLETNLETFSFESRIPHYLFVSFIEPNKDFSEVMELVAAKLSEILPYDVFSLKIVERRTGKAIEEFSTSFSGVSDGEDFLETSPFKTRMSFNLDMRHDMLIYISTNLECDEKSAWDFVEALEWFGHTLTAVLRERLYRDRSIKDSLTGVLSRWYFMERLEEEAYKSTRYRIPLSLIMCDIDDFKKINDQFGHMSGDSVLRWIGKKLLSSLRKSDLVGRYGGEEFVVALPGTSLKEARLVAEKLRNSIKTDPENTHHITMSFGVSEYIPGESTFETIKRADEALYMAKSLGKDMVVTEQELSQRSF; encoded by the coding sequence GTGAGGGTGAAAAGACTTCTCAGAGAAGCATACTGGGGGGATGAGTTTCTCGTAGAAGAAGACGGCGAAGACAAGGTTCTCAAGATAGTGAACATTCCTCTGGACAGGTACTTTTTCTTCAACGAGTACTCAAAACTGAAAAGACTGAAAGTTCCAAACGTCCTCATACCTGAAAAGATCAAAATCTCAGGAGAAAAATATCTGCTCTTCTATCCTTACTATCAATCTCTCAAGCCGCTTGAAGCCTTGAGCGAAGAGGTTTCGGGGCAGATTTTGAGGCTCTTCACGTTTCTTTCAAAAGCGGGAGTGATCGTTCCAGTTTTGGGACTGGACGATTTTTTGCTGGGAAGCGGTGTGGTATTCGTTCCCTCGTTCATCAGTGACCTTTCGGATAAGACAAAAGAAGTGGTGTTTTCCGTCGAAAAAACTCCTCAAGCAACCCGAAAGGTATGCCATCAGTTCTTGAAAAAACATGGAATAGACCCGATTGAGATCGAAGATGATCTGCCAGTTACATTGACCACAGAGATCAGGTTTCCATACGTACACAGGGAAATCGAAGGAGAAATAAAAGAAGGTATAGATCAGACCACCCGTTTTCCCTTGTTCATCTTGATAACCGGCGAACAGAGAGTTGGAAAGACGAAGATGGCATCTGTTCTGGCGGACGATCTCAGAGAAAAAGGGTTTCTCGTGCACCAGGTTTTTTCTCTTTCGGACCTGAAAATGTGGTACGATGCTTCTGATGAACTAGATCTTCTGACCAGACTGGACGACGGTGAGAAGAAAGTGATTCTGATCGATGATCTTTCAGATGGGTCGGATCTCATTCCTCTCATAGAGAAGTTATCGACGATCTCCACCAGCACAGAAATCGTGGTCATTGGGACATCTACAAAGACCTACGACTTTTTCCACAGGATTTACAGGCTTTCTCCGTTCACCCTGGAAGAAACACAAGTTTTTCTGGAAAGATCCCTCGGAAAGATTCAAGATAGCACTGTGAAATTGATCTACCATCTCAGCAGAGGCCTTCCCGGATACATGGTGGAAATCCTCAAGGTCCTGAACGGAGCAGATCCTGGAGACGATGCTTCAAATGTTTTTGAACCTCTTCTTCAAAAACTAGACTCACCTGGGATCAGAGATCTGAGCGTTTTGGGTCAGAAATTCACAGGAGATGAACTTCGTGCACTTCAAAAGATCACTGGAGAAGATCTTCCCAGAATCGTAGAGAAAGCGATGAACACTGGTATCATGATGGTGGAAGATGGATACTACAGGTTCACGTTGAAAGAGTTCTGGGATTACTACTACAGGAAAGTGCCCAATAGGAGAAAAAGTTTTCTTCACGAACGGCTCTTTAAGGAGCTTCCGGAAGATCTTGCTCTAAAACATGTTATGTCCATAGAAGACGTGAAAGCCCGGGCCGTTCAGATTTTGAGGTACGTGAGGAACCACTTCTGGGAGTACGAAAAAACGAGGTCGATGATCGAGTATCTGGAAAATCTGGAAAAATCTCTTGGAAGAACTCTCTACACTATTGAAAGTCTCAAGACAAAGCTTCTTTTCAGAATAGATCACTCCATGATAGAAAAGGAGAACTTCAGATTTTCATGGTTTGTGAGATTCAAAGAACTTGTTGGCAATCCGGAAAGGGTGTTCGAAAAAAGCGGACATCTTTCCTACCGTGATCTCTACGGTCTTGCTATTGCTTCACGCTCTTACAGAAGGGCTGGCAAAAGAGTGCCCCAGAAACTGTTGGAACTCATCGAAGAGGAACTCGAAAAGAAGAACTTCTCAACAAAAGAGCAGCGCTATCTGAGGGCTGTTTTGCTTTACGAAAAATTTTCTGCAAGCGAAGAGCATGATCTTTTAAAAGAAGCCATGTACATCGCTACTCAGGAAAGATTCCTGGATGTGGAGATAGCCGGTTACAGAGCCCTTGGCACCCTGTCGAGGACCAGGGCAATGAGTAATTATTATTTCAACCGTTCCCTTGAGATCTCAAAAAAGATAGATCCGTCCCTTGCCATCGTCGATGAAAGCAATCTGACGTGGAGACTTCTCTACGAGGGAAAAATCTCCGACTTTCTCACGCAGCTTCACCGCCTCAGAAAACAGTCTCAACTCTTTGGAAGTGCGACCATTCTCTCCTACACTTACTTTCTGGAGGGGCTTTACTATCTTCATAGAAAAGACTATCAGAACGCGGAGAAAATTTTCAGGATTGAACTCGATCTGGAAGAAAGAAGCCACATCGAAAGGCGGGCACTTCGAGGCCTTGTGATAAACCGTCTCTTCGCTGGGGATTTCGAAGGTGCAAGATCTCTTTTGAAGAAAGAAGAACCGGAATTCGAAAGGTTCGGTTTTGGGTTGTTGAGAAAGATGGTACTCGCAGAAAACGACGCAGAATTTCTAAAGACATGGAAAGAAGTGATTGACCAACCAAGGAAGTTTTTCAACGAGGAGATCGCCTATGTCTTTTCTGAAAAACTTGCAAAGTTAGATCCAGAAGGTTTCGAAGAATTCGCTCTGGAACTTGAAAAGGAGAATGTGGAAAACACCTCCAACCTCACACTGGCACTGGTTTATGAAAGCTTTTACAGATTCTACACCGTCCTGGGTCAGAACTTCAAGGCAAAAAGATTTCTGAAGAAGGCTATTCTGGTCTACAACACAATAGGGTTGAAAGAGGTATCGTCGAAACTGGAAACAAACCTGGAGACCTTTTCCTTTGAGAGCAGAATACCCCATTACCTTTTCGTGAGTTTCATCGAACCAAACAAGGATTTCTCTGAAGTGATGGAACTCGTTGCTGCGAAACTTTCGGAGATATTACCGTATGATGTTTTCTCTCTGAAGATAGTGGAAAGACGAACTGGGAAGGCGATAGAAGAATTCAGTACCTCTTTTTCGGGTGTTTCCGATGGAGAGGATTTCCTCGAGACGTCTCCTTTTAAAACACGCATGTCCTTCAATCTGGACATGAGACACGACATGTTGATCTACATAAGCACCAACCTGGAGTGCGACGAAAAATCGGCCTGGGATTTCGTGGAAGCGCTCGAATGGTTCGGCCATACCCTCACAGCGGTGCTCAGAGAGCGTCTGTACAGGGACAGAAGCATAAAGGACTCGCTCACGGGAGTTCTTTCCAGGTGGTATTTCATGGAAAGACTCGAAGAAGAGGCGTACAAATCAACCAGGTACAGAATACCTCTTTCTCTGATAATGTGTGATATTGATGATTTCAAGAAAATCAACGACCAGTTCGGTCACATGAGCGGGGACAGTGTCCTCAGATGGATTGGAAAGAAGTTGCTTTCAAGTTTGAGAAAAAGCGATCTTGTGGGAAGGTACGGGGGAGAAGAATTCGTGGTTGCTCTTCCCGGAACCTCCTTGAAAGAAGCCAGACTGGTGGCTGAAAAACTGAGAAACTCTATAAAAACCGATCCTGAAAACACCCACCATATCACCATGAGTTTTGGAGTTTCAGAGTACATTCCAGGTGAATCCACATTTGAAACCATAAAGAGGGCCGACGAGGCCCTCTACATGGCAAAATCCCTTGGGAAAGACATGGTGGTCACAGAGCAAGAACTCTCTCAACGATCTTTCTGA
- a CDS encoding Mrp/NBP35 family ATP-binding protein: MEKTKKLAIMSGKGGVGKTTVAVNLAVALASEGYQVGLLDLDLHGPNVQRMLGVSLPPSEGEKIVPAKYGESLKVFSLAMILQEGAPVIWRGPLKHRAIEQLTKDVDWGEIDYLICDLPPGTGDEALSTFQIIKPDAVIIVSTPQKVAGDDVRRAMNFVKRLNGKILGVVENMSYLVCPKCGERIFLFGKGETEKIAEEFNVPLLARIPMDPEVAVLSDDGKPAVVYKRGTVIEEEFRKIVERVLAL, encoded by the coding sequence TTGGAGAAAACGAAGAAACTGGCGATCATGAGTGGAAAAGGAGGGGTCGGAAAAACAACCGTTGCAGTCAACCTCGCCGTCGCTCTGGCATCGGAAGGGTATCAGGTGGGTCTTCTGGATCTCGACCTTCACGGCCCCAACGTTCAGAGAATGCTCGGTGTGTCCCTTCCCCCTTCTGAAGGAGAAAAGATCGTTCCGGCAAAATACGGAGAGTCTCTTAAAGTGTTTTCTCTTGCCATGATCCTTCAGGAAGGCGCCCCCGTGATCTGGAGAGGTCCGTTGAAACATCGGGCGATAGAACAACTCACAAAAGATGTGGACTGGGGAGAAATTGACTATCTGATCTGTGATCTTCCGCCAGGAACGGGAGATGAAGCACTTTCCACCTTCCAGATAATAAAGCCCGATGCCGTAATAATAGTTTCTACACCTCAAAAAGTGGCAGGAGACGACGTGAGAAGGGCCATGAATTTTGTGAAAAGATTGAACGGAAAGATCCTCGGAGTTGTGGAAAATATGTCTTACCTTGTCTGTCCAAAGTGCGGAGAAAGGATATTCCTCTTTGGAAAGGGTGAAACAGAGAAGATAGCAGAGGAATTCAACGTTCCACTTCTTGCAAGAATTCCCATGGATCCAGAGGTGGCTGTACTTTCGGATGATGGAAAACCCGCTGTGGTTTACAAGAGAGGAACTGTGATAGAAGAAGAATTCAGAAAGATCGTTGAGAGAGTTCTTGCTCTGTGA
- the rplT gene encoding 50S ribosomal protein L20 — translation MRVKRAVHAKKKRKKFLKEAKGYRGALSRRYKLAKQMYVRSKWYSYVGRKIKKRDMRKLWITRINIAARNEGLKYSEFIHGLKLAGVSINRKMLSELAVNDPEAFKEYVRIAKEALAS, via the coding sequence ATGCGTGTAAAAAGAGCCGTGCATGCAAAGAAGAAAAGAAAGAAGTTTCTGAAAGAGGCGAAGGGATACAGAGGAGCCCTCAGTAGAAGGTACAAACTCGCAAAACAGATGTACGTAAGGTCCAAGTGGTACTCCTACGTTGGAAGAAAGATAAAGAAGAGAGACATGAGGAAACTCTGGATCACCAGGATCAACATAGCCGCTAGAAATGAAGGTTTGAAATACAGTGAGTTCATTCACGGTTTGAAACTGGCAGGTGTTTCCATCAACAGAAAGATGCTTTCTGAACTTGCTGTGAACGATCCAGAGGCATTCAAGGAGTACGTGAGAATTGCCAAAGAAGCCCTCGCATCGTGA
- the rpmI gene encoding 50S ribosomal protein L35: protein MPKMKTNRSAAKRFRITRKGKIIRNHAYKSHKTRKKRRNVLRALRKKDVVSSADKNRILRLLGKK, encoded by the coding sequence ATGCCCAAGATGAAAACGAACAGGAGCGCAGCAAAAAGGTTCAGGATCACAAGAAAAGGAAAGATCATCAGAAATCATGCCTACAAGAGTCACAAGACGAGGAAAAAGAGAAGGAACGTTCTGAGAGCACTGAGGAAGAAGGATGTCGTGTCAAGTGCAGACAAGAACAGAATTCTCAGGCTTCTTGGGAAAAAATGA
- the infC gene encoding translation initiation factor IF-3: MQVRVLHGPPEFFKSKWRPARLPTLEQKATRVNIPENISFKGKRAFCPLFFVKEEAIGIGANVDLPRNEQIKVPKVRVVDENGKQIGIMPTRKALDLAREKGLDLVLVAPNADPPVARIMDYGKYKYQLTKKQKENKKKAVQLKQMKFRLKIDEHDYQTKVRHIRRFLEEGHKVQVVVMFIGREMMFTDKGREILERVIKDTEDLAVVERPPKMEGRDMWMVLKPKNS; this comes from the coding sequence TTGCAGGTTCGAGTCCTGCACGGCCCACCAGAATTTTTTAAAAGCAAGTGGAGGCCAGCCCGGCTTCCCACCCTGGAGCAGAAGGCTACCAGGGTAAATATCCCTGAGAACATCAGCTTCAAAGGGAAGCGGGCTTTTTGCCCGCTATTTTTTGTGAAAGAGGAGGCGATCGGTATCGGTGCAAACGTGGATCTTCCTAGGAACGAACAAATAAAGGTTCCGAAGGTCAGAGTAGTGGACGAAAACGGAAAACAGATAGGTATCATGCCCACCAGGAAGGCATTGGATCTTGCAAGAGAGAAGGGGCTTGATCTTGTACTTGTTGCTCCAAACGCAGATCCCCCCGTTGCCAGGATAATGGACTATGGAAAGTACAAGTACCAACTCACCAAGAAACAGAAAGAAAACAAAAAGAAGGCTGTTCAACTAAAACAGATGAAGTTCCGATTGAAGATCGACGAACACGACTATCAGACCAAGGTAAGGCATATCAGAAGGTTTCTTGAAGAAGGACACAAGGTTCAGGTTGTTGTCATGTTCATCGGGAGAGAGATGATGTTCACAGACAAAGGCAGGGAAATTCTCGAAAGGGTGATCAAAGACACTGAAGATCTTGCGGTCGTTGAAAGACCACCGAAGATGGAAGGAAGAGACATGTGGATGGTCCTGAAGCCCAAAAATTCTTAA
- a CDS encoding cold shock domain-containing protein has product MRGKVKWFDAKKGYGFITKDEGGDVFVHWSAIEMEGFKTLKEGQVVEFEVQEGKKGPQAAHVRVVE; this is encoded by the coding sequence ATGAGAGGAAAGGTCAAGTGGTTTGACGCCAAGAAGGGTTACGGATTCATCACAAAGGACGAAGGAGGAGACGTGTTTGTACACTGGTCAGCCATCGAAATGGAAGGTTTCAAGACGTTGAAGGAAGGCCAGGTAGTTGAGTTCGAAGTTCAAGAAGGTAAGAAAGGTCCTCAAGCAGCGCACGTAAGAGTAGTTGAGTGA
- the rpmE gene encoding 50S ribosomal protein L31 — protein MKKGIHPEIKLVTVKCACGAEHTFYTTADNVRIDVCSKCHPFYTSGGKGGVLIVDTEGRVEKFRRKYGDNY, from the coding sequence GTGAAAAAGGGAATACATCCAGAAATAAAACTTGTAACGGTCAAATGTGCGTGCGGTGCAGAGCATACTTTCTACACAACAGCCGATAATGTAAGAATCGATGTGTGTTCAAAGTGTCACCCCTTCTACACCTCCGGTGGAAAAGGTGGTGTCCTCATCGTCGACACGGAGGGTAGAGTGGAGAAGTTCAGAAGGAAGTATGGAGACAATTACTGA
- a CDS encoding S1 RNA-binding domain-containing protein → MKVGEFVKGKVSRIVRYGAFVDIEGGERGFIHISKISKDYVKRIEDYLKEGQEISAKVIGKARNGGWELSLKDVSEDTEAKTEKKDMDFERKLSRFLKESSQKFSEYKKRLEKKGRRSSW, encoded by the coding sequence GTGAAAGTTGGTGAATTTGTGAAAGGGAAAGTTTCTAGGATCGTTAGGTACGGAGCTTTCGTGGATATCGAAGGGGGGGAAAGAGGCTTTATCCACATCTCGAAGATCTCTAAAGACTACGTCAAAAGAATAGAGGACTACTTGAAAGAGGGACAGGAGATATCCGCGAAAGTGATTGGAAAAGCCAGAAATGGTGGCTGGGAACTTTCTCTGAAAGACGTGTCCGAAGACACGGAAGCGAAAACTGAGAAAAAAGATATGGATTTTGAGAGAAAACTCTCTAGATTTTTAAAGGAAAGCAGTCAAAAGTTCTCCGAGTATAAAAAGAGACTTGAGAAAAAAGGCAGAAGAAGTTCGTGGTGA
- a CDS encoding L,D-transpeptidase family protein, whose amino-acid sequence MLFQISLADHLVELKHMGEFEITLSVKKLYTGEIKSFYLYTPTGFVFPEKIEGDEYTFELKRDDLIIPVIEGLNVFGKRMHHVSPTFLRLTREKPNIKIISDIKKDDVYIYVVVESDDFTPVSLELEGRTFRFFKFEGKWISVFRSFLEDGSHVVKVQFKGPLDYTFFVEKEVYVIKRVAVSMRGEDGNFDYTVFSQHVVQKGETLWSIANQYGVRVGDLVLINRLEDPHRIMVGQILKIGRVTFRENPVTIVVNLFSSKLGLYYDGVLLKVYPVALGRSDATPPGRYWILRKEIDPALYWFGEYISPRTPLNGLGTRYLQLSNPTYAIHGTSKPWEIGKRISHGCIRMFNRDVEELDAFAGVGTEVIVVKEEGDFPKRLY is encoded by the coding sequence ATGTTGTTTCAGATATCGTTAGCGGATCATCTCGTTGAGTTGAAACACATGGGTGAGTTTGAGATAACCCTCTCTGTAAAAAAACTCTACACCGGTGAAATCAAAAGTTTCTACCTCTACACTCCTACTGGATTCGTTTTTCCAGAAAAGATAGAAGGTGATGAATACACCTTTGAATTGAAGAGAGATGATCTTATCATTCCAGTGATTGAAGGCCTCAACGTTTTCGGCAAAAGAATGCATCACGTATCACCCACCTTTCTGCGGCTAACCCGTGAAAAGCCAAATATAAAGATCATCTCGGATATCAAAAAAGACGATGTTTACATCTACGTGGTTGTCGAATCAGATGATTTCACACCGGTTTCTCTGGAACTGGAGGGCAGGACCTTCAGATTCTTCAAATTCGAAGGAAAGTGGATCAGTGTTTTCAGGTCTTTCCTTGAAGACGGCTCCCACGTTGTGAAAGTTCAGTTCAAAGGGCCACTGGACTACACCTTCTTCGTCGAGAAGGAAGTTTACGTTATAAAGCGGGTTGCCGTTTCCATGCGCGGAGAAGACGGAAATTTTGACTACACCGTGTTTTCTCAGCACGTTGTTCAAAAAGGTGAGACCCTCTGGAGCATAGCGAATCAGTACGGTGTGAGGGTGGGGGATTTGGTCCTGATAAACCGCCTGGAGGATCCGCACAGGATCATGGTGGGACAGATCCTGAAAATAGGTCGTGTTACCTTTCGAGAGAATCCGGTTACGATCGTCGTCAACCTGTTTTCTTCCAAACTGGGGCTCTACTACGATGGTGTCCTGCTGAAGGTGTACCCGGTGGCACTGGGAAGGAGCGATGCCACACCTCCTGGAAGATACTGGATCCTGAGGAAAGAGATCGATCCCGCTCTTTACTGGTTCGGAGAGTACATCTCACCCAGGACACCGTTGAACGGTCTTGGAACCAGATACCTTCAACTTTCGAACCCCACCTATGCGATTCATGGTACTTCAAAACCCTGGGAAATAGGAAAGAGGATATCACACGGATGTATAAGGATGTTCAACAGGGATGTAGAAGAACTGGACGCCTTTGCGGGTGTTGGAACAGAGGTGATCGTTGTAAAAGAAGAGGGAGATTTCCCAAAAAGGCTCTACTAA